The sequence ACATGCAATACAATTATGTGGGCAACACCGGCTTGATGGTTTCAGAACTATGCTTTGGCACCATGACCTTTGGTGGTCAGGATGCGGGAATGTGGTCCAAAATCGGTCAGCTACAGCAAAAAGAAGTCAACAACCTGCTCAAGGGAGCCATTGAAGGCGGCATCAACTTTATCGATACCGCCAATGTTTACTCTTTTGGCCAGTCAGAACAACTCCTGGGACAGGGACTAAAAGACCTGGGTATTCCACGAGACGAAGTGGTCATCGCTACCAAAGTGATGGGCGTAATGAGCGAGCACCCTAACGACGTAGGGCTCTCTCGGTACCATATTTTCAATTCGGTAAATGCCAGCTTGAAACGTTTGCAGCTGGACCATGTGGATATTCTTTACGTCCATGGTGTAGATCCTGTGACCGACGTAGAGGAAATCGTCCGTTCGCTAAACGACATTGTAGAGAGCGGAAAGGTCCGCTATATCGCCATTTGTAACTGGCCCGCTTGGATGGTAGCCCAGGCACAGGCCATTGCCCGGTATAATGGGTGGCATAAATTTATCGGCCTGCAATACCACTACTCCGCTGCGACCCGCGACATTGAACATGAATTGGTACCCATGGCAAAGGCCCATCAATTGGCGATATTCCCTTGGAGCCCGCTTTCCGGTGGTTTTCTTACGGGAAAATTCACCCGTCAAGGCCACTCCACGGATGATGCCAGAAGAGCGGATTTTGATTTCCCGCCCATCGACAAGGAAAAAGCCTATGACCTAGTGGATGCCATGAAAGAAATCGGAAAATCCCATGGTGCCAGCATCGCGCAAGTCGCACTGGCCTGGGTACGCCAGCAACCCGGCATCACAAGTACCATCATCGGTGCCAAAAACCCGGCCCAACTGGCTTCCAATATTGAATCTACCAATTTTACATTGACCAAGGAGGACTTGGCAAGCATTGAAACCATCAGCCCCGTATCATCCCGCTATCCCGGCTGGATGGTCGAGCGACAAAGCGAATACCGCAAACCAAAAAATTAAACGCGCATTACCAAAAAACCATTAACCCAAATACCACTATGAAAACTAAAATCCTGAACGTCATCTCCGTTTTATTCGCGTTGCTAATGGTCCATTCCGGCCTGAACAAATTGTTCAATTACATTCCTATGCCGGAGGAAATGCCCGAAGAAATCCTTAGGGTCATGGAGGCTTTTATGCAGATTGGCTGGTTATTCCCGTTGATTGCCATCGGTGAAATCCTTGGTGGAATTCTGTTTGCTATACCAAAATTCCGGGCCTTGGGAGCCATCATGCTCTTCCCCATTGTCCTTGGCATCAACCTCCATCATGCCATGTATGCACCAGAAGGCATGATCATCGCGCTGATCGTATTGGCCATTGATGGCTGGGCCATTGCCGAAAATTGGCACAAATACTTGCCCATGATCCGACAATAACCTAGTTTGCTAACACATCCCAACACCACCAATCCCTATGTATTTTATCCTTACGTATTACACGGTTGACGATTATACGGAACTTCGCCTCCCCTATCGGGAGGATCACCTAAACCATGTGAAAGCCTATTACCAAAAAGGAATGATCGTCATGGCCGGAGCTTTGGATGCTCCGGCCGATAAGGCGGTAATTATTTTTAATTGTCCGGATGAAGCACCGATCAGGGAGTTTGTAAATGGCGACCCTTATGTACAAAATCAACTTATTTCTTCCTACGATATTCGTCCTTGGAATGTCGTGATTGGTCACCGGGAATAAACCAATAATCCCTAAACATGGACTTATTTACCATTGAAAAGTTTTGTTTACCAAAAATAATTTTCCTAAGATCATTTTAACCTATGACGAATTGCTTAAATTAAGGTTTTAGAAGCACTGTACGGGCAAAAGCTATTGTCCTCAACTTACTTCACACCAACTTTTGCACTAAATTATTCATTATGCAGCTCTTTATCATAGGAGACGTTCATGGATGCTACCACACATTCCAGCAAATGCTGGAACATTGGGATCCATCAAAGGAAAGGCTGATCCAGGTCGGTGACCTGATCGACCGGGGCAATTATTCGGTAGAAGTACTTCAGCAAGCAAAATGCTTGAGTGAAAAATATCACGGAGATGCCGTTTTTCTGAGAGGAAACCACGAACAAATGATGATCGACCACCTTGAGAATGGCAAAATCGGTGGTAGCTGGCTTTTCAATGGAGGAGAATACACCCTTCAACAGTTTAAAGAAAAGAACATCCCTGTAGAAAGCATGCTCCACTGGCTTCGAAATACCGCGTTGAAATGGGAAAGCCCCAGCCTCCTGGTTTCACACGCCGGTATTGGCAAAAAGACCCTGAATCCCTATGACCTCCATGCCCAAGACGGAATCCTTTGGAACAGGGGAAGGCTCAAGAAGCTTCCCAAAATCCAAGTGATCGGCCACACTCCGCAGCAAAACGGCCGTGCCAATTTCACCACTGCCAGCCAGCACTGGAACATAGACACCGGGGCTTATCGCGGCATTTGCCTGACGGGCCTTAAATTACAGGAAAACGGCCTTTTTCTGGAAGAAATCAACATCCCTACAGATGAACGGGACTTGCCGCAGTAATGGTAATTTTCCGGTCCAGCGCATCTTCCAGCACAAAACAGTTGCGCATGGCATCCCATATCTCCAAATCGGGATTCTCCTCCCCATACACCTTGATGATCACCTCCGCATCATCAAGCTCACAGTCCAAACGCTCCACCCATTGGTTTTTGGTCTTGTCCAGGCCTATGGCAATGCGGAGAATTCCCGCAACCACATGGATCATCTTGCGTTGCTTTTTGGAAAGTTTCTTGTATCGCTTGTGCCGCTTCCGTGGACCGGATTTTCGATGATACCGGACAATGACGCCGAGCAAGGTAATCTCTTCATTGGTGAATCCCCTCAGCCTACTGTGCTCGATGATGTAGCGAGAATGTTTGTGGTATTTTGGATAGCCGATAAAATGCCCCACTTCAAACACAAAGCTTGAAAAATCCAACAGATCACGTGCATAATCATCCAATCCATGCAGTGGTTTCAACTGATCAAACAGGCTAAGTGCCAATGATGAAATGTGCTTTTTCTGCTCTACATCACTTTTATACTTTACGGCCAAGTTCATCACACTTCTAAACCGTAAATCTTCTTCGGGATAGAGAACGGTTTGCTTTTTCCCCATACTGTCCAGGTACCCCAATATCAATCCTTCTCGCAGGGAAGCATCACATAGGATGATTTCTTTGGCATTGGCCATCTGCAGCAGGCGCACCAACAACAAGCTGCCCAAGTGAATGGCATCGACCCTATTGGCACTGATCCCCGGAACTTTCTCCCGCTTTTCAGGAGACATGCCCAGCAGTTTTTTCGATAACTTCTCCAACTCCTTGGTGCTGACCACTTCTGCATTTACGGTGGTGATCGAGCCACCATTCCCGGCCAGATGCGCCGCCTCTCCCAATGTCCTGATCGTCCCAGACGTACCGATCACCTTGCTAAATCCTGCCTCCACGGCCTTTTTCATCACTTCCTCCGCTGCCAAGTTGATATGCTTTTCGAGTGCAGTAATGTCCTTTTCCTCTAAAACCTCTTGGCCTCCCGCCATGTCCAGTAGTCGAAGCACGCCCAATTTGATGCTTTTTTTGAAAAAGATTTCCTCTTGGTCACCCACCGTTGCTTCTGTGGATCCTCCCCCGATATCAAGCACCAGCACTTTCTCCTCTCCAAAGGCGATCGCCCTTCTCACGGCCAAAAAAATCAACCTGGCTTCCTCTTTCCCAGAAATCACCTTGGGCGTCAGGCCTGTTTCCTCCGCCACCTTACCAAGAAATTCTCCGCCATTCTTGGCTTCACGGGTGGCACTGGTGGCAGCCGTAATGATCTCTTCCACCCCATATTGGTCAGCTAGTTGTACATACCGCTTGATCACCTCTATTCCCCGATCATAGGCTTCCTTGGAAAGCCGATTGGTCGAAAAGACCCCCACTCCCAACTTGACCATTTCCTTCTCATCGATAAGTACTTTAATGGTTTGGCTTTTGGTTACTTCTGCAATGACCAGGTGAATGGAATTGGTACCGATATCTATGGCTGCTAAATTCATAGGGAATTTATAGGTTTTGGGTTATTAAACGCTTAAAATCTTAATAATTATTAATCAGGATGCCTACCTAAAGAAGGAAGCTAAAATGCACCGGGCGGCCATCATGCTTCTTCCTTACTTTTTCTCCATTTATTTCGGTGAATCTTCCCGGAAACGTCGTCTACTAATCGGTACCCATGCTCCCCAAAGCAATCCCTCAAGGCTTGTACAAGATTGGCTGAGGACTGTCCTGAGCTCATGCCGTAGAAGAAATTGATTGCGGCAGACATGACAGGCATCGCAATTCCTGCCTTCAAGCCAGCTCCAACTACCTCTGCCAGTGTCTTCGCGCCATTTTCAAAGGACGCTTTCAAGGCTGCGGAGGCCATCAAGCAATCGGTGGATTTGAATACACCGGCCAATTTTTCCATCAAACTGGATTGGATAATGGAACCATTGGTCCAGCAGCGGGCTATTTCACTCATATTGAGGCCCCACTTTTCGGCCTCGCCGACCTTCTTGATCAAGCTGAAACCAATTTCGTGGTTGACCAATCTGGCCATGTCATACGCACCTTTTAAGGCATCGATGATCTCCTTCTGGTCGATCTCATCTGTCTTTCGGGGATAAGTTTGGGCAAAGGACACGCGAGCCTCTTTATGGGTAGACACCAATCGAGCCGTCACTGCTGCGGTCAAGGGCGCATAGGGAACGCCGTATTTTGCAGCCGTACTTACCGCCCAGCCTCCTGTGCCGGTTTGACCAGCCACATCCAAGATCCCGTCCAGCAGCAGCTTTCCATCCTTTTCATGGGACAAAATGGCCAGCGTCGCATCCATCAGGTAGCTGTCAGCGCCTTCTTTGCTCCATGTTTTGAAAGTTTTCACCATTTCCTCTATGGACATGCCAAGCCCCTTTCGCATAAAACCGTACAATTCTGCCAGCACCTGTATCTCACCATATTCTATGCTGTTATGGACCATTTTGATAAAATGACCCGCCCCATCAGGCCCCACATAGTGCATACAGGGCTTACCGCCCTTATCTTTTCCAGCAATCTTTTCCAAGTACGGCTTGATCAACTCAAACCCTTCCTCGCTGCCCCCAGGCATCAGTGACGGACCTTTTAGGGCTCCGTCACGACCTCCGGAAATCCCCATTCCGACAAAATGAATCCCATACCCTTGCAAGTATTGCTGGCGCTTTGCACTGTCTTCAAAAAAGGAATTACCGCCGTCTATGATCACATCGCCCTTGTCCACAAAGGTCAATAGCCGGGCGATCTGCTGGTCCACAATCTGGCCTGCAGGGATCATCATCAAAATCTTTCTGGGCTGCTCCAGGGATTCCACAAATTCATCCAACTTATCAAAAGGCAATATCCCCTTGACCTCTGGATGGGCATCCACCAGCTTTTGGGCCACATCCTCCTCTACGCCTTGCAGCGTGCGGTTATAAACGCTTATCTTTACGTCCTTTTCGGCCAAGTTTAGCGCCAGACTGCTGCCCATGACGCCCATTCCGATGATTCCAAAGGATGATACTGCTTTGTTGTTTTTAAGGTCGCTCATAATGTCTTCTAGTATATTTTCAGGTGTTTGGTCTATCGATATGATAGTGGCATGCTTTGGGGGCTCCAGGGTTTCCAACTGCGAACTTAGCAGGGATGCAGGCATATAATGTCCCTCCCTGGCTTTCATACGCTTGGCTATCAACGCCTCATCTCCTTTCAAAAAAAACCAACGCATCTGCACGGCATGGCTGCGAAGCATTTTGCGATAGGACGCCTTCAGTGCCGAGCAGGCCAATATCGCCCCGCCATTCTCTTCCCATGCGACCATTTTCTCAGAAAGGGTTTCCAGCCAAGGCACCCGATCCTGATCATTGAGCGGAATGCCCGCCTTCATTTTTTCCACATTGTTTTTGGGATGAAAGTCATCGGCATCGTAAAAGGGAAGCCCCACTTTGCCACTGAGCATCCTGCCGATTGTCGTTTTTCCGCTTCCGGAAACCCCCATCAATAAAATAATCATGCTTTAATTTATGGAATAATTTGAAAAATAGTAGCACCAAAGTCACTTTAAAGTTGAAGCTTTTGGACATTCTTTTAGAGCCTGAACATATTTCGATCCATTCTCCTACGAATAATGGATGGCATAGGATTTACAGTGAACACCCTCTTGGCCTTCCACTCCCCCACAAACTGGTTTTCGCCATTAGGTACAGCACCTCTAGGCGTATCATCCTTCCCAAAAAACGAGCAAGCATCAGATTGCAGAGCATCAAAACTAAAAAACTTTATCGATTTAGTATATTTGAACTTCACTAAAAAGAACCTCATGATGACCTCTCCCCTGAAAATTTTAGTAGTCGGCTGTGGCAATATGGGTGCTTCCCACGCACTGGCCTATCACCAAATGGCCGGATTCCAAATCTGCGGCCTCGTCGCTCGTGGTGACAGCAAAGAAATATTGAACCAAAAGCTGGGCGCCGATTATCCTCTTTTTTCGGATTATAAGGAAGCGTTGGCCCAAACCCAGCCAGATGCGGTCTGCATTTCTACCTATCCCGACACTCATGAGGAATATGCCCTGATGGCCCTTCATGCAGGCTGCCATGTGTTCATCGAAAAGCCCTTGGCAGATACGATAGCAGGATCCGAACGTATCGCTCAAGCGGCCCAAAAACTCCATAAAAAAGTGGTGGTCGGCTATATCCTCCGACACCATCCTTCATGGATCAAGTTTACGGAAATCGCCCAAGGCTTGGGCAAACCTCTGGTCATGCGCATGAACCTCAACCAACAAAGCCATGGACGCATGTGGGATGTCCACCGAAACCTTATGAAAAGCCTCAGCCCCATCGTCGATTGTGGCGTCCACTACATCGATGTCATGTGCCAAATGACCCAGTCCAAACCCAAAAAGGTAAGTGCCATCGGTGTCCGGCTCACAGATGATATCCCGCAGGACAACTATAATTATGGCCAGCTTCAAATCACTTTTGAAGACGGATCGGTGGGCTGGTACGAAGCAGGATGGGGGCCTATGGTCAGTGAAACTGCTTTCTTTGTAAAAGATGTCTTCGGACCGAAAGGATCCGCTTCCATCGTCGCCAAAGAGGCTGGGGGCAGCGGAAAGTCGGACTCCGTCGACGACCATACCAAAACAGAATCCATCAAAATCCACCATGCCGATATCAACGGCCAAAATGAATTTACCAAACCCGATGAATGGGTGGAAACGGCAGATGAGCCCGATCACAATGCACTTTGTCAGCGGGAACAGGCCTATTTCCTGGAAGCCATCCATCGTGACCTTGACCTTAGCCAGCACCTGGAAGATGCCATCAACAGCCTAAAAGTGGCCTTTGCCTGCGACGAATCCGTCAAAACTGGTGAAATGGTGGAGATTCAATAACCCCTTTCGCAATGTTCCCTTCGGCTCCGCTCAGGGAACATTGCGGAAGGGAGCGGAGGCGAAGGAATGTAGGAACTCACCCCATCCATCGACTTTGCTCCTGCTCTATCCAAGCGGTAGGAGACATGCCTTCAAACTGTCGGAAGACCCTTGAAAAATAATTGACACTGCTGAAGCCTGTTTCATAACAGGCCTGGGTAATGTTGCTCCCTTTCCACAACAATTCTTTTTTGGCCCTTTCCAGTCGCTCTCTGTTTATAAAACGGACGGGAGTTTCTCCCAATTCCCGCTGAAAAGCCCTGAAAAATTGGGCCCTGGACAAGCAGGCCTGGTTAGCCAGTTGGTCTATTGCTAAGGGAAGGTGGAGGTTTTGGCGGATGTATTTTATCACATGGGCTAGCCTGTTCCGCGTGCTGAGCTGATCAAGGTGCTTTAACAAATAATGGCGCGCCTGGGTCTGCATCAGGCTGGCAATCAATTCCCGGGTGGTATTGGATGCTTTCATCTGTTTGCCAAAATCGTTGTCCACCATCACCCGGATCAGGGAATTCAGGTTCTGCTGCACCAGCTTATTGTTCAGCAAGGTAAAATTGTCCTTGGACCACTCCCAATGCGTGTCACCGGACTTGGGAAAATACTCATTCAGCCAGACCATGGTTTCCCGAACAAACCCCTCACTGATTTCCAACGCCAAACACTGCGTAGGCACCTCTTGGCTAGCATCCGGAAAATCGATATACATGAGCTCCGAGGCGGGCATCACGATGGATTGGCCTGGCAAAAAATCGAACGGTTGCTGGGAGGGCAAATGCATGATTTTTTTCCCCTGAATCATGCTCACGATGACGGGATTGTCAAAGCGAAGGTCAAAATGACGGGTATACCTACTGGTCTCATAAAGGTTTAAAACGGCGTGATCAGCCTGATGGGCCGTTCGATGCTCCACCTCTGTTGTTGGCGCACTGAAAATCTTGTATTTCTCCTTTATATTGATTGCATCCAGCATGGGTAAGTTCAGGTCTATTGGTCAGGTTTATCATCATTCATCGATATAAATTAACGAAAAAGCAACTGGCGTCCAAAGCTTAGTGAAAAATGCGACTATTGTGCTAATGGATGAAATTATCCTGAAAAGAAATTGACTCATAAATCACCACCTTCATCCCTCAACCAAAAATAACCAAATAACATGAGTACAATAGCCCAAGAGAAACCGGCGACAATGCTGGATCGCCCAGATTTCAAACCGCATTATGACAATTTCATTGGTGGGAAATTTGTTCCTCCTGTGGATGGAGAATACTTCGATGTCATCAGCCCGGTGGATGGCCAAGTATTTACCAAAGTGGCCCGTGGAAAAGCTGCCGACATCGAACTGGCGTTGGATGCAGCCCATAAGG comes from Echinicola vietnamensis DSM 17526 and encodes:
- a CDS encoding AraC family transcriptional regulator, encoding MLDAINIKEKYKIFSAPTTEVEHRTAHQADHAVLNLYETSRYTRHFDLRFDNPVIVSMIQGKKIMHLPSQQPFDFLPGQSIVMPASELMYIDFPDASQEVPTQCLALEISEGFVRETMVWLNEYFPKSGDTHWEWSKDNFTLLNNKLVQQNLNSLIRVMVDNDFGKQMKASNTTRELIASLMQTQARHYLLKHLDQLSTRNRLAHVIKYIRQNLHLPLAIDQLANQACLSRAQFFRAFQRELGETPVRFINRERLERAKKELLWKGSNITQACYETGFSSVNYFSRVFRQFEGMSPTAWIEQEQSRWMG
- a CDS encoding Gfo/Idh/MocA family protein, with amino-acid sequence MTSPLKILVVGCGNMGASHALAYHQMAGFQICGLVARGDSKEILNQKLGADYPLFSDYKEALAQTQPDAVCISTYPDTHEEYALMALHAGCHVFIEKPLADTIAGSERIAQAAQKLHKKVVVGYILRHHPSWIKFTEIAQGLGKPLVMRMNLNQQSHGRMWDVHRNLMKSLSPIVDCGVHYIDVMCQMTQSKPKKVSAIGVRLTDDIPQDNYNYGQLQITFEDGSVGWYEAGWGPMVSETAFFVKDVFGPKGSASIVAKEAGGSGKSDSVDDHTKTESIKIHHADINGQNEFTKPDEWVETADEPDHNALCQREQAYFLEAIHRDLDLSQHLEDAINSLKVAFACDESVKTGEMVEIQ
- the gndA gene encoding NADP-dependent phosphogluconate dehydrogenase, encoding MIILLMGVSGSGKTTIGRMLSGKVGLPFYDADDFHPKNNVEKMKAGIPLNDQDRVPWLETLSEKMVAWEENGGAILACSALKASYRKMLRSHAVQMRWFFLKGDEALIAKRMKAREGHYMPASLLSSQLETLEPPKHATIISIDQTPENILEDIMSDLKNNKAVSSFGIIGMGVMGSSLALNLAEKDVKISVYNRTLQGVEEDVAQKLVDAHPEVKGILPFDKLDEFVESLEQPRKILMMIPAGQIVDQQIARLLTFVDKGDVIIDGGNSFFEDSAKRQQYLQGYGIHFVGMGISGGRDGALKGPSLMPGGSEEGFELIKPYLEKIAGKDKGGKPCMHYVGPDGAGHFIKMVHNSIEYGEIQVLAELYGFMRKGLGMSIEEMVKTFKTWSKEGADSYLMDATLAILSHEKDGKLLLDGILDVAGQTGTGGWAVSTAAKYGVPYAPLTAAVTARLVSTHKEARVSFAQTYPRKTDEIDQKEIIDALKGAYDMARLVNHEIGFSLIKKVGEAEKWGLNMSEIARCWTNGSIIQSSLMEKLAGVFKSTDCLMASAALKASFENGAKTLAEVVGAGLKAGIAMPVMSAAINFFYGMSSGQSSANLVQALRDCFGEHGYRLVDDVSGKIHRNKWRKSKEEA
- a CDS encoding DoxX family membrane protein, with amino-acid sequence MKTKILNVISVLFALLMVHSGLNKLFNYIPMPEEMPEEILRVMEAFMQIGWLFPLIAIGEILGGILFAIPKFRALGAIMLFPIVLGINLHHAMYAPEGMIIALIVLAIDGWAIAENWHKYLPMIRQ
- a CDS encoding metallophosphoesterase; amino-acid sequence: MQLFIIGDVHGCYHTFQQMLEHWDPSKERLIQVGDLIDRGNYSVEVLQQAKCLSEKYHGDAVFLRGNHEQMMIDHLENGKIGGSWLFNGGEYTLQQFKEKNIPVESMLHWLRNTALKWESPSLLVSHAGIGKKTLNPYDLHAQDGILWNRGRLKKLPKIQVIGHTPQQNGRANFTTASQHWNIDTGAYRGICLTGLKLQENGLFLEEINIPTDERDLPQ
- a CDS encoding aldo/keto reductase; amino-acid sequence: MQYNYVGNTGLMVSELCFGTMTFGGQDAGMWSKIGQLQQKEVNNLLKGAIEGGINFIDTANVYSFGQSEQLLGQGLKDLGIPRDEVVIATKVMGVMSEHPNDVGLSRYHIFNSVNASLKRLQLDHVDILYVHGVDPVTDVEEIVRSLNDIVESGKVRYIAICNWPAWMVAQAQAIARYNGWHKFIGLQYHYSAATRDIEHELVPMAKAHQLAIFPWSPLSGGFLTGKFTRQGHSTDDARRADFDFPPIDKEKAYDLVDAMKEIGKSHGASIAQVALAWVRQQPGITSTIIGAKNPAQLASNIESTNFTLTKEDLASIETISPVSSRYPGWMVERQSEYRKPKN
- a CDS encoding YciI family protein; this translates as MYFILTYYTVDDYTELRLPYREDHLNHVKAYYQKGMIVMAGALDAPADKAVIIFNCPDEAPIREFVNGDPYVQNQLISSYDIRPWNVVIGHRE
- a CDS encoding Ppx/GppA phosphatase family protein; amino-acid sequence: MNLAAIDIGTNSIHLVIAEVTKSQTIKVLIDEKEMVKLGVGVFSTNRLSKEAYDRGIEVIKRYVQLADQYGVEEIITAATSATREAKNGGEFLGKVAEETGLTPKVISGKEEARLIFLAVRRAIAFGEEKVLVLDIGGGSTEATVGDQEEIFFKKSIKLGVLRLLDMAGGQEVLEEKDITALEKHINLAAEEVMKKAVEAGFSKVIGTSGTIRTLGEAAHLAGNGGSITTVNAEVVSTKELEKLSKKLLGMSPEKREKVPGISANRVDAIHLGSLLLVRLLQMANAKEIILCDASLREGLILGYLDSMGKKQTVLYPEEDLRFRSVMNLAVKYKSDVEQKKHISSLALSLFDQLKPLHGLDDYARDLLDFSSFVFEVGHFIGYPKYHKHSRYIIEHSRLRGFTNEEITLLGVIVRYHRKSGPRKRHKRYKKLSKKQRKMIHVVAGILRIAIGLDKTKNQWVERLDCELDDAEVIIKVYGEENPDLEIWDAMRNCFVLEDALDRKITITAASPVHL